The following are encoded in a window of bacterium SCSIO 12643 genomic DNA:
- a CDS encoding mechanosensitive ion channel family protein: MEGLQEFLSREFYHNTLENWAISLSMIFGAVIIARIFHWFLNKIAESFTQKTASSLDDLLLKASKEPSVFIVAVLASWYGLERLHFTDAIDDMIGAVYYFIVTVGATWLLVRLIDAVIEKYLLPMAEKTESDFDDQLLPVVQKGVRTVIWILGVIVALNNAGYNVSAIIAGMGIGGLAFAMAAKDSISNIFGGFTIFTDKPFKINDRIKINGFDGTVTEIGLRSTRLKTLEGRTVTIPNSKFTDGMVENVTLEPTRKVVMNLGLTYDTTPEQMEQAMSILDDIHKTTEGVDEVRHIAFTDFGDFSLGITFIYYIRKGADILGVRSGMNLKILKEFNANGLEMAFPTQTIYTKKED, encoded by the coding sequence ATGGAAGGATTACAAGAATTTTTGTCAAGAGAATTTTATCACAATACGTTAGAAAACTGGGCGATAAGCTTGTCCATGATATTTGGAGCAGTCATTATTGCTAGAATATTTCATTGGTTTTTAAATAAGATCGCGGAGTCATTTACCCAAAAAACGGCTTCATCATTAGATGACCTTTTATTAAAGGCCAGTAAAGAACCGTCCGTGTTTATAGTTGCTGTTTTAGCCAGCTGGTATGGTTTGGAACGTTTACATTTTACAGATGCTATTGATGATATGATTGGTGCGGTATACTATTTTATTGTAACAGTAGGAGCTACGTGGTTATTGGTACGTTTGATAGATGCCGTAATAGAAAAGTATTTGTTACCTATGGCGGAAAAGACCGAAAGTGATTTTGATGATCAATTGTTACCCGTGGTTCAAAAAGGGGTACGTACGGTGATCTGGATTTTAGGTGTTATTGTAGCATTAAATAATGCCGGTTATAATGTAAGCGCGATTATAGCGGGTATGGGTATTGGTGGTTTGGCATTTGCAATGGCGGCTAAAGATTCAATCTCCAATATTTTTGGTGGATTTACCATATTTACAGACAAACCTTTTAAGATTAATGATCGAATCAAAATCAATGGTTTTGATGGAACCGTAACTGAAATAGGTCTAAGAAGTACGCGTTTAAAAACCTTAGAGGGAAGAACTGTCACCATTCCAAATTCAAAGTTTACGGATGGGATGGTAGAAAATGTAACATTGGAGCCTACCAGGAAAGTGGTAATGAATCTGGGGCTGACTTATGATACAACACCAGAGCAAATGGAACAGGCAATGTCTATATTAGATGATATCCATAAAACAACTGAGGGAGTAGACGAAGTAAGGCATATTGCGTTTACAGATTTCGGAGATTTCTCTTTAGGAATTACATTTATCTACTATATCCGGAAAGGTGCTGATATCTTAGGTGTAAGATCAGGAATGAATCTAAAAATTCTAAAAGAATTTAATGCCAACGGATTGGAAATGGCTTTCCCCACACAAACTATTTATACAAAAAAAGAAGACTAG
- a CDS encoding aminodeoxychorismate/anthranilate synthase component II: MRILLIDNYDSFTFNLVHAIEPMVDELVVWRNDRFNISDVASFDKIIFSPGPALPDEAGLMMDVIREYHDKIPMLGVCLGFQALIEFFGGELINLEPVRHGESKQIKITHHQSLFNGLDSKEEVGLYHSWGIRTNELPVCFQKLAEDETDVVMAIQHREWPLYGVQFHPESVMTPQGNKMLENWIKMT; this comes from the coding sequence GTGCGTATTTTACTTATCGATAATTACGATTCATTTACATTTAACTTGGTTCATGCCATTGAACCAATGGTTGATGAACTGGTTGTTTGGCGTAATGACCGGTTTAATATTTCAGATGTTGCATCATTTGATAAAATAATTTTTTCACCGGGTCCGGCATTACCGGATGAGGCGGGATTGATGATGGATGTTATCCGTGAATATCATGACAAAATCCCAATGTTGGGGGTATGTTTGGGGTTTCAGGCTTTAATAGAATTTTTTGGTGGAGAACTGATTAATTTAGAACCTGTAAGACATGGTGAGTCCAAACAGATAAAAATTACCCATCATCAGTCCTTGTTCAATGGATTAGATTCAAAGGAGGAGGTAGGGTTATATCATTCCTGGGGAATACGCACCAATGAATTACCCGTTTGTTTTCAAAAGTTAGCAGAAGATGAAACCGATGTAGTGATGGCAATTCAACATAGAGAGTGGCCGTTGTATGGCGTACAATTTCACCCGGAATCGGTAATGACACCACAGGGAAATAAAATGTTAGAGAACTGGATTAAAATGACTTAA
- a CDS encoding PadR family transcriptional regulator produces the protein MKIENTKAQMRKGVLEYCILLFIKDNELYPSEIIAKLKESKLIVVEGTLYPLLTRLKNAGILTYRWEESTSGPPRKYYSLTPIGETFTSELSATWDGLEKAVKSAQKRNK, from the coding sequence ATGAAGATAGAAAACACAAAAGCACAAATGCGAAAAGGGGTTTTAGAGTATTGCATTTTATTGTTTATCAAAGACAATGAATTATACCCTTCGGAAATCATTGCCAAACTAAAAGAATCAAAACTGATTGTTGTAGAAGGTACATTGTATCCCCTTTTAACAAGATTGAAAAATGCGGGTATTCTCACTTACAGGTGGGAAGAGTCAACATCGGGACCACCACGTAAATACTATAGTTTAACTCCGATTGGAGAAACTTTTACCAGTGAGCTGTCAGCCACCTGGGACGGATTAGAAAAAGCAGTTAAATCGGCACAAAAAAGAAATAAATAA
- a CDS encoding PspC domain-containing protein, with product MKKTLTINLGGLVFNIDDDAFVVLKGYLDTIKGYFDNSEGRDEIMTDIESRIAEMLQEKMHGGKEVVNTNDINDVISVMGQPEDYISEDEMEDATHTAGSSNSGSYQERKRNTYTKRRLFRDTDDNMIGGVASGIGYYFGIDPLWIRLLFVIAFFAGLSGGLIYIILWIIMPEARTSSEKLAMRGEPVTFDNIGKTVEEEIRNVKKKLNNLDENHVRRHSSSIHSAFSRLGHFIVSILKFALKAIGKILGFFFILFGGMILISILFGTFAPINNVFFDSNDEVVGYNLMELSSLFFSSGGDFWMSVFGSVLLIGIPFLALLFAGFTLLFNTRLPKYTGLAMAGAWVLGIILTSIGGMRTGMDFTKESSISEVQTLSHVANDTFYFDILDDRQIVKRSKHDRAYDEFFKMRDGELTIDGIEVDVLRSNTTYPEIEIIKGARGRSFEVADDRAENINFSVVQDSNVIKINPYFNIDVEDKWRNQNVKVNLYLPVGKTIFIPKSYKYLIYDIQNYHDTYDRNMVELYWTMTDSGLVSPKIMEQEKLEMEDLEALELRELERKLEEGVEKLEKLEKLEVTVTADDEEHTLTIE from the coding sequence ATGAAAAAGACATTAACAATAAATCTAGGCGGATTGGTATTTAATATCGATGATGACGCTTTTGTAGTCCTAAAAGGCTACCTCGACACCATAAAGGGATACTTCGATAATTCTGAAGGTCGTGATGAAATTATGACTGATATTGAATCCAGAATCGCAGAAATGCTTCAGGAGAAAATGCACGGTGGTAAAGAAGTGGTTAACACCAACGATATCAACGATGTGATCTCTGTAATGGGACAACCTGAAGATTATATTTCGGAAGATGAAATGGAGGATGCTACACACACCGCTGGGTCATCTAACTCAGGTTCTTATCAGGAAAGAAAGAGAAATACATATACTAAAAGAAGGTTATTTAGAGATACTGATGACAACATGATCGGTGGTGTGGCTTCAGGAATTGGATATTACTTTGGAATTGATCCATTGTGGATTCGCTTACTGTTCGTCATTGCCTTCTTTGCCGGATTGTCAGGTGGTTTAATCTATATCATCTTATGGATCATCATGCCAGAGGCACGTACCTCATCTGAAAAGCTCGCCATGCGTGGCGAGCCTGTCACCTTTGACAATATAGGAAAAACCGTGGAAGAAGAAATTCGAAACGTAAAAAAAAAGCTCAACAATTTAGACGAAAACCACGTTAGAAGACATTCAAGCAGCATTCATTCCGCCTTTTCCCGCCTGGGACATTTTATAGTTAGCATATTAAAATTTGCACTTAAAGCAATTGGGAAAATTTTAGGATTCTTTTTTATCCTATTTGGCGGAATGATTTTAATTTCAATTTTGTTTGGCACCTTCGCCCCTATCAACAATGTGTTCTTTGACTCCAACGATGAAGTAGTTGGCTATAACTTAATGGAACTTTCCAGTTTATTCTTCTCCTCAGGAGGTGATTTCTGGATGTCTGTTTTCGGTAGTGTATTACTTATCGGAATTCCTTTCTTAGCATTATTATTTGCTGGGTTCACATTGCTATTCAACACACGTCTTCCTAAATATACCGGATTAGCAATGGCTGGAGCCTGGGTATTGGGAATCATCCTTACTTCTATTGGAGGTATGCGTACCGGAATGGACTTCACTAAAGAATCTTCCATTTCAGAAGTTCAAACTTTAAGTCACGTGGCCAACGATACTTTCTACTTTGATATTCTGGACGACAGACAAATCGTAAAACGTTCTAAACATGACAGAGCTTACGATGAGTTTTTCAAAATGCGCGATGGCGAATTGACCATTGACGGAATTGAAGTAGATGTGTTAAGATCAAATACCACCTATCCGGAGATTGAGATCATCAAAGGTGCACGAGGAAGGTCTTTTGAAGTCGCTGATGATAGAGCTGAGAACATCAATTTCTCAGTAGTTCAGGATTCTAACGTAATCAAAATCAATCCTTATTTCAACATTGATGTGGAAGATAAATGGAGAAATCAAAACGTAAAAGTGAATCTGTATTTACCGGTTGGAAAAACGATTTTCATTCCTAAGAGCTATAAATATTTGATTTACGATATCCAGAACTACCACGATACTTATGATCGTAATATGGTTGAGTTATACTGGACTATGACCGATTCAGGATTGGTTTCACCAAAAATCATGGAACAGGAGAAGTTAGAAATGGAAGATCTGGAAGCATTAGAACTTCGAGAACTTGAGCGCAAACTGGAAGAAGGAGTTGAAAAACTCGAAAAGCTTGAAAAATTAGAAGTTACGGTTACTGCGGATGATGAAGAACATACGCTCACTATCGAATAA
- a CDS encoding transketolase — translation MAEVKEAQEDIDVMTPQELKNEILNDYKIANESRQASLLGRREVLTGKAKFGIFGDGKEIPQIALAKQFQKGDFRSGYYRDQTWMMAAGVLSLEEFFSQLYANPDPKAEPNSSGRQMNCHFGTQSLDENGEWKNLMSQKNSSSDISPTAGQMPRLLGLGLASKVYRNNELLHTPKFEQFSVNGNEIAYGSIGDASTSEGPFWETLNAISVLEVPVVMSVWDDGYGISVQKKYQTTKASISEALKGFQKESGTNGMEIFRTKGWDYAHLCLTYEKAAETARKNHTPVLVHVEEVTQPQGHSTSGSHERYKTPERLQWEKDFDGILKFREWILEKEIATAEELDAVEKDAKKAVRQAKTKAWNAFFNPIQENKKLVLGLMKSIAANSSKKVFIDRVIAELENEDEALQREVTQAVRRVIRLSLNENTAERQQLIGWYQEHSKKMDQAFHTYTFSESEKSPLNIAGVAPQVNDESPMVDGRQILRDNFDIILEKYPEVLIFGEDSGKIGGVNQGLEGLQEKYGELRVSDTGIRETTIVGQGIGMAMRGLRPIAEIQYLDYIMYAIQVISDDLATVQYRSGGKQKAPLIIRTRGHRLEGIWHSGSQLGTIINAVRGVHVCVPRNMTQAAGFYNTLLEGDDPAIVIESLNGYRLKEKQPQNLGEYKTPLGKIEVLKSGTDITIVTYGSMVRMVEEAARQLMELGISVEVIDVQTLLPFDLDHDILESLKKTNRLLIVDEDVPGGCSSFIMQQLLEKQNAYRYMDSQPSTLTAKEHRPPYGSDGDYFSKPSLEDIVEKVYEIMNEVDPAKYPSIY, via the coding sequence ATGGCAGAGGTAAAAGAGGCTCAGGAAGATATTGACGTGATGACTCCACAAGAGTTAAAAAACGAAATCTTAAATGATTATAAAATAGCTAATGAAAGTCGCCAAGCAAGTCTATTAGGTCGTAGAGAAGTTCTTACCGGAAAAGCAAAATTTGGAATTTTTGGAGACGGTAAAGAAATCCCTCAAATTGCTTTGGCAAAACAATTTCAAAAAGGTGATTTTAGATCCGGGTACTATAGAGATCAAACCTGGATGATGGCTGCAGGAGTTTTAAGTTTAGAAGAATTCTTCAGTCAATTATATGCAAACCCAGACCCAAAAGCAGAGCCTAATTCATCAGGTCGCCAAATGAATTGTCACTTTGGTACGCAAAGTTTAGATGAAAACGGTGAATGGAAAAACTTAATGTCCCAAAAAAATTCATCTTCTGACATCTCTCCTACTGCCGGACAAATGCCTCGATTGTTAGGTTTAGGGTTGGCGTCTAAAGTGTATCGTAACAACGAATTATTACATACTCCTAAATTTGAGCAATTTTCAGTAAACGGAAATGAAATCGCTTATGGTTCTATCGGTGATGCTTCTACTTCTGAAGGTCCATTCTGGGAAACATTAAATGCGATTTCAGTATTGGAAGTTCCTGTTGTGATGTCTGTTTGGGATGATGGTTACGGAATTTCAGTTCAGAAAAAATATCAGACCACTAAAGCAAGTATATCTGAAGCTTTAAAAGGTTTCCAAAAAGAATCCGGAACAAACGGTATGGAAATCTTCAGAACTAAAGGTTGGGATTATGCGCACTTATGTTTGACTTATGAAAAAGCAGCTGAAACTGCACGTAAAAACCATACTCCGGTATTGGTTCACGTAGAAGAAGTGACGCAACCACAGGGTCACTCTACTTCTGGTTCGCATGAGCGTTATAAAACACCAGAGCGTTTACAATGGGAAAAAGACTTTGATGGTATTTTAAAATTCAGAGAATGGATTTTAGAAAAAGAGATTGCTACTGCTGAAGAATTAGACGCTGTTGAAAAAGACGCTAAAAAAGCAGTAAGACAAGCAAAAACTAAAGCATGGAATGCATTCTTTAATCCAATTCAGGAAAACAAAAAATTAGTTCTTGGGTTAATGAAAAGCATTGCTGCGAATAGTAGCAAAAAAGTGTTCATCGACCGGGTGATTGCTGAATTAGAAAACGAAGACGAAGCATTACAAAGAGAAGTAACTCAAGCAGTACGTAGAGTGATTCGTTTAAGTCTGAATGAAAATACGGCTGAACGTCAACAGCTGATAGGCTGGTATCAGGAGCACAGCAAAAAAATGGATCAGGCGTTCCATACTTATACATTCTCAGAGTCGGAAAAATCTCCATTAAACATTGCTGGTGTAGCACCGCAAGTAAATGATGAATCTCCAATGGTAGATGGTCGTCAGATTTTAAGAGACAACTTTGATATCATCTTGGAGAAATATCCTGAGGTATTGATCTTCGGTGAGGACTCCGGTAAAATCGGTGGTGTAAATCAAGGATTAGAAGGATTACAAGAAAAATATGGTGAGTTAAGAGTTTCCGATACCGGAATTCGTGAAACTACCATTGTTGGTCAGGGAATTGGAATGGCCATGAGAGGTTTAAGACCAATTGCTGAGATTCAATATCTGGATTACATTATGTACGCTATTCAGGTTATCTCTGATGATTTAGCTACAGTTCAATATAGAAGTGGTGGAAAGCAAAAAGCACCACTCATCATTAGAACGCGTGGACACCGTTTAGAAGGTATCTGGCACTCTGGTTCTCAATTGGGAACAATCATTAATGCGGTTAGAGGAGTTCATGTTTGTGTGCCACGTAACATGACACAAGCTGCAGGATTCTATAACACTTTATTAGAAGGTGATGATCCGGCAATTGTGATTGAATCATTAAATGGATACCGTTTAAAAGAAAAACAACCACAAAACTTAGGAGAATACAAAACACCTCTGGGTAAGATTGAAGTGCTAAAATCAGGTACAGATATCACTATAGTGACTTACGGTTCTATGGTAAGAATGGTAGAAGAAGCTGCACGCCAGTTAATGGAATTAGGAATTTCTGTTGAAGTAATCGATGTTCAGACCTTATTACCATTTGACTTAGATCACGATATTCTGGAGTCATTAAAGAAAACCAACAGGTTATTAATTGTGGATGAAGATGTTCCTGGTGGATGTTCTTCATTTATCATGCAACAGTTATTAGAGAAACAAAATGCATATCGTTACATGGACTCTCAGCCGAGTACATTAACCGCAAAAGAGCACCGTCCTCCTTACGGATCAGATGGTGATTATTTCTCTAAACCTTCATTAGAAGACATCGTTGAGAAAGTATACGAAATCATGAATGAGGTAGATCCGGCAAAATATCCGAGTATCTACTAA
- the aroC gene encoding chorismate synthase: MSNTFGKIFRLTSFGESHGKAIGGIIDGCPAGLELDLEQIQKELDRRKPGQSKLTTPRKEEDQVEFYSGIFEGKTTGTPIGFVIQNKDQRSKDYSEIKNVYRPSHADFTYDSKYGFRDYRGGGRSSARETAIRVVAGAIAKQILAIKGISIGAYVQRIGPVVMEQDIAFGDIALSENSLVRCPVSTISEKMEAAVQSAIAEKDSLGGVVVAKIVGLPAGLGEPVFDKFHAALGHAMLGINAVKGFEIGSGFAAAEMKGSIHNDAFEVQDKLVRTKTNHSGGVQGGLTNGEEVLCRVAFKPVATIGQVQQTVSNEKDHVEMAAKGRHDPCVVPRAVPIVEAMAALVTVDMLLRNQTSRIDQL; the protein is encoded by the coding sequence TTGAGCAATACGTTTGGGAAGATATTTAGATTGACTTCTTTTGGTGAAAGCCATGGAAAAGCAATAGGCGGCATCATTGACGGATGTCCAGCGGGATTGGAATTGGATTTAGAACAAATTCAAAAAGAACTTGATCGTAGAAAGCCCGGACAGTCTAAGTTGACTACACCACGTAAAGAAGAAGATCAGGTTGAGTTTTACTCTGGTATTTTTGAAGGCAAGACCACAGGGACACCAATTGGATTTGTGATTCAGAATAAAGATCAAAGATCAAAAGATTATTCAGAGATCAAGAATGTATACCGTCCGTCTCATGCGGATTTTACATACGATTCTAAATATGGTTTTCGTGATTATAGAGGAGGAGGAAGGTCGTCTGCGCGTGAAACTGCAATTCGTGTAGTAGCTGGAGCAATTGCCAAACAAATTTTAGCGATTAAAGGAATTTCGATAGGGGCTTATGTTCAACGAATTGGTCCGGTAGTTATGGAGCAGGATATCGCATTTGGAGACATTGCTTTAAGCGAAAACTCATTGGTACGATGCCCCGTTTCAACTATTTCTGAAAAAATGGAAGCTGCTGTTCAATCTGCCATTGCTGAAAAAGATTCATTGGGTGGAGTTGTGGTAGCTAAAATTGTGGGATTACCTGCCGGACTGGGTGAACCTGTATTTGATAAGTTTCATGCGGCTTTAGGACACGCAATGTTAGGAATTAATGCTGTAAAAGGTTTTGAAATCGGTTCAGGGTTTGCTGCTGCGGAAATGAAAGGAAGTATCCATAACGATGCGTTTGAAGTACAGGATAAACTGGTACGTACCAAAACCAATCATTCAGGTGGTGTACAAGGTGGATTAACAAACGGGGAAGAGGTATTGTGCAGAGTGGCTTTTAAACCGGTGGCAACTATCGGTCAGGTACAGCAAACAGTATCGAATGAAAAAGATCATGTAGAAATGGCGGCTAAAGGGCGACATGATCCTTGTGTAGTTCCCAGAGCAGTTCCTATTGTAGAAGCTATGGCCGCACTGGTTACTGTAGATATGTTACTGCGAAATCAAACCAGTAGAATAGATCAGCTTTAA
- a CDS encoding 6-phosphogluconate dehydrogenase, which translates to MKKVLAIVVVVLIGIMAFGYFGVYSEGVRAGTIIKVSRRGTIFKTYEGQLNLNVFGAVKGKSPLNESFEFSIPDDPELLKKIDAVTGRNVKLYYKEKYFLFPWLGETKYMATDVELSDSDAPSDKSNYLKD; encoded by the coding sequence ATGAAAAAAGTATTGGCTATTGTCGTTGTAGTTTTAATTGGAATTATGGCATTTGGATATTTTGGCGTGTATAGCGAAGGTGTACGTGCCGGAACGATTATCAAGGTAAGCCGAAGAGGAACGATCTTTAAAACCTATGAAGGACAATTGAATTTGAATGTTTTTGGAGCAGTAAAAGGAAAAAGTCCGTTGAACGAAAGCTTTGAATTCTCTATACCGGATGATCCTGAATTATTGAAGAAAATTGATGCGGTGACCGGAAGGAACGTGAAGTTATATTACAAAGAGAAGTACTTTTTGTTTCCATGGTTAGGTGAGACCAAGTACATGGCTACGGATGTGGAGTTGTCGGATTCCGATGCGCCATCAGATAAGAGTAATTATCTTAAAGACTAA
- the pepT gene encoding peptidase T gives MQINHSAVDRFIKYVQIDTQSDPHSKTIPSTMKQKDLAQVLVGELKELGLEDAHMDEWGYVYATLPANTDKSNVPSICFCSHMDTSPDASGKDVKPIIHRNYDGSDIVLPDDNSVVIKASEHTDLQAQIGNDIITASGLTLLGADNKAGVAEIMDAVQYFVQNPEVKHAEIKVLFTPDEEIGRGADKVDLEKLGADFGYTIDGETLGSIEDETFSADGVVIDITGVSAHPGFAKGKMENAVRIAGDILANLPKDRLTPESTEGREGFIHPLECNSTAEGARITFIIRSFVDAELALFEQELENVVKNVMHEYPASTYKFQVTEQYRNMKNILDQHPQVADYAMKAIDRAGVPVKRGSIRGGTDGSRLSFMGLPCPNIFAGEHAFHSKKEWISVQDMHKAVQTIVHLSMIWEEEA, from the coding sequence ATGCAAATCAATCATTCAGCCGTTGATCGGTTTATCAAATACGTTCAAATAGATACCCAAAGTGACCCACATTCAAAGACCATTCCTTCGACAATGAAACAGAAGGATTTAGCACAGGTATTGGTCGGAGAATTAAAAGAATTAGGTTTGGAAGATGCCCATATGGACGAATGGGGTTATGTATATGCCACACTTCCTGCGAATACGGATAAATCGAATGTGCCTTCGATCTGTTTTTGTTCACACATGGATACTTCACCGGATGCTTCCGGAAAGGATGTGAAACCGATTATACATAGAAACTATGATGGTTCTGATATCGTTTTACCGGATGATAATTCTGTAGTGATCAAAGCGAGTGAGCATACCGATTTGCAAGCGCAAATTGGAAATGATATTATTACGGCTTCTGGTTTAACTTTATTGGGAGCAGACAACAAAGCGGGTGTGGCTGAGATCATGGATGCGGTACAATATTTTGTGCAAAATCCGGAGGTCAAGCATGCCGAGATCAAAGTATTGTTTACACCGGATGAGGAGATTGGGAGAGGAGCTGATAAAGTAGATTTAGAAAAACTTGGTGCTGATTTCGGTTACACGATCGATGGTGAAACCTTAGGATCTATCGAAGATGAAACATTTTCAGCGGATGGTGTGGTAATTGATATTACTGGAGTAAGTGCACATCCCGGCTTTGCCAAGGGAAAAATGGAAAACGCAGTTCGCATTGCGGGGGATATTTTAGCGAATTTACCGAAAGATCGTTTGACTCCTGAATCTACAGAAGGAAGAGAGGGGTTTATCCACCCATTGGAATGTAACTCGACAGCTGAAGGCGCACGTATTACATTTATCATTCGTTCATTTGTCGATGCGGAATTGGCGCTTTTTGAACAAGAGTTGGAAAATGTGGTGAAAAATGTAATGCATGAATATCCGGCATCTACGTATAAGTTTCAAGTGACAGAGCAGTACCGAAATATGAAGAATATTTTGGATCAACATCCGCAAGTGGCAGATTATGCCATGAAAGCGATAGATCGTGCTGGAGTTCCGGTAAAACGCGGTAGTATTCGTGGAGGAACAGATGGATCCAGATTGTCATTTATGGGATTACCTTGCCCTAATATTTTTGCGGGTGAACATGCATTCCACTCTAAAAAGGAATGGATTAGCGTTCAGGATATGCATAAAGCTGTACAAACTATTGTACATTTATCCATGATTTGGGAAGAAGAAGCTTAA
- a CDS encoding CPBP family intramembrane metalloprotease has protein sequence MNSLAFIGPVILISIFQTKDRIIANKKYLVYGFLGVLLISVDSSYYTLKYLDQIIPHEHGYGFYYSCISNLGSLFSIVIPLVLIYFTTRHFKPEFYGVNINKASIKSYLILASLLIPIVFIAASGEDFLRYYPSYKYQSVHISGWTEWMKVLTFESCYGFDFFAVELMFRGYMVVALSRFAGKEVILPMVSLYAVLHFGKPMLEIISSVFGGFALGVMSYKSRNIYGGLIVHLGVAWGMELAAFLLLNWSFG, from the coding sequence ATGAATTCATTGGCCTTTATTGGCCCGGTAATATTGATTTCCATTTTTCAAACAAAGGATAGAATAATTGCGAATAAAAAGTACCTGGTTTATGGATTTCTGGGAGTGTTATTAATATCTGTGGATTCTTCATATTATACTTTGAAATATCTGGATCAAATTATTCCGCATGAACACGGATATGGGTTTTATTATTCCTGTATTTCTAATCTGGGGAGTTTATTCAGTATTGTCATTCCATTGGTTCTGATTTATTTCACAACGAGACATTTTAAACCTGAATTTTATGGAGTGAATATTAATAAAGCTTCCATTAAATCTTATTTAATTCTGGCTTCGTTATTAATTCCTATAGTCTTTATTGCAGCTTCAGGAGAAGATTTTTTACGTTATTATCCCAGCTATAAATATCAGAGTGTTCATATTTCCGGATGGACAGAGTGGATGAAGGTTTTGACCTTTGAATCGTGCTATGGCTTCGATTTCTTTGCTGTTGAGTTAATGTTTAGAGGATATATGGTGGTTGCTTTATCGCGGTTTGCTGGGAAGGAAGTTATTTTACCTATGGTCTCTTTGTATGCCGTGCTGCATTTTGGTAAACCCATGCTGGAAATCATTTCTTCAGTTTTTGGTGGATTTGCATTAGGTGTTATGTCCTACAAATCACGTAATATTTATGGCGGTTTGATTGTTCATTTAGGTGTTGCCTGGGGAATGGAATTGGCCGCATTCCTATTATTAAATTGGTCTTTTGGATAG
- a CDS encoding DUF493 family protein: MSEKEEFYKKLEQKLEDHHQFPSPYLFKFIIPNNNHSLALVEDLFTSKATVTFRESKTGKYVSVSGKEMMQSSADVIAVYHKAEKIEGLMSL, encoded by the coding sequence ATGTCAGAGAAAGAAGAGTTTTATAAAAAATTAGAGCAGAAGTTAGAGGACCATCACCAGTTTCCAAGTCCTTATTTGTTTAAGTTTATCATCCCCAATAACAATCACAGTTTAGCATTGGTCGAAGATTTATTTACATCAAAAGCGACTGTAACATTTAGAGAATCTAAAACGGGAAAATACGTAAGTGTATCCGGGAAAGAGATGATGCAAAGCAGTGCTGATGTAATTGCAGTCTATCACAAAGCAGAGAAAATTGAAGGGTTGATGTCGTTGTAA